A DNA window from Luteibaculum oceani contains the following coding sequences:
- a CDS encoding zinc ribbon domain-containing protein YjdM, with the protein MTIPPCPKCSSPHVYPLDALLICPECAHEWNPDEAVVANEDQQPEVLDTNGNTLTDGDDVIVIKDLKVKGASNPVKAGTKVKSIKLVDGDHNIDCKIPGFGAMGLKSEFVKKA; encoded by the coding sequence ATGACCATTCCACCTTGCCCCAAATGTTCAAGTCCTCACGTTTACCCTTTAGACGCTTTATTAATTTGTCCAGAATGTGCACATGAATGGAATCCAGACGAAGCTGTCGTGGCAAACGAGGATCAGCAACCAGAGGTATTAGATACTAATGGCAATACTTTAACCGATGGCGATGATGTAATCGTAATTAAGGACCTTAAAGTTAAAGGCGCCTCCAACCCAGTTAAAGCCGGCACCAAAGTAAAATCTATCAAACTGGTTGACGGTGACCACAACATCGATTGTAAAATACCTGGTTTCGGTGCAATGGGGTTAAAATCTGAGTTTGTAAAAAAGGCTTAG
- a CDS encoding cold-shock protein has product MGRSQETFSKKEREKKRAKKRQEKLAKKEERKANATGGSLDEMIAYVDVNGNIVDTPPDESEKEVIKAENIEIGVPKASERVNHLEKKGRLVFWNDEKGYGFIKDLSSENKYFVHQTECLEDIKVHDKVVFELEKGPKGMSAVRVKLSTGG; this is encoded by the coding sequence ATGGGTAGATCACAAGAAACTTTCAGCAAAAAGGAGAGAGAGAAGAAAAGAGCTAAAAAAAGACAAGAAAAGCTCGCTAAGAAAGAGGAGAGAAAAGCTAATGCTACTGGAGGTAGTTTAGATGAAATGATAGCTTACGTAGATGTAAATGGTAACATCGTTGATACTCCACCAGATGAGTCTGAAAAAGAAGTGATCAAGGCGGAAAACATAGAGATTGGAGTACCCAAAGCATCTGAGCGTGTAAATCACCTAGAGAAGAAAGGTAGACTTGTTTTCTGGAATGATGAAAAAGGATATGGTTTTATCAAAGATTTATCGAGCGAGAATAAGTACTTCGTTCATCAAACAGAATGTTTAGAGGACATCAAAGTTCACGACAAAGTTGTTTTTGAACTTGAAAAAGGCCCTAAGGGGATGAGTGCAGTTAGAGTGAAGTTATCCACTGGTGGTTAA
- a CDS encoding nuclear transport factor 2 family protein, which produces MSTEKVANRLVELCRKGDFETAMQELYSPEIVSIEPEGSQAPNAEGIQQVIEKAKHFADSVEEFHKNEVSDPVIAEDFFSVQMKMDVTFKGVGRTQMEEICVYGVKDGKITYEQFFYTPAPVNAG; this is translated from the coding sequence ATGAGTACAGAAAAAGTAGCAAACAGACTAGTTGAACTTTGCCGTAAAGGAGATTTTGAAACTGCAATGCAGGAATTATACAGTCCCGAAATTGTTTCAATTGAACCAGAAGGAAGCCAAGCACCAAATGCAGAGGGAATACAGCAAGTAATAGAAAAAGCCAAACACTTTGCTGACTCGGTGGAAGAATTTCACAAAAACGAAGTTTCTGACCCAGTTATAGCAGAAGACTTTTTCTCGGTCCAAATGAAAATGGATGTCACTTTTAAGGGTGTAGGTAGGACACAAATGGAAGAGATTTGTGTTTATGGAGTCAAAGATGGAAAAATTACCTACGAACAATTTTTCTATACTCCAGCTCCCGTAAATGCAGGATAA
- a CDS encoding response regulator: MSELGKKIWLVDDDPVYQSLTIHLFEMEGSNSQLEVYSNGLEAIQCLESRLKSGEELPKVILLDLFMPVMDGWGFLEEFDNQITQSLKDQNIIIYVISSTIDPDDISRAKSNKCVRDFFIKPIRREELFKVANCA; this comes from the coding sequence ATGAGTGAATTGGGCAAAAAAATTTGGTTGGTAGACGATGACCCCGTTTACCAAAGTCTTACCATACATCTATTCGAAATGGAAGGTTCTAACTCTCAGTTAGAAGTTTATTCTAACGGATTAGAAGCTATTCAATGTTTAGAATCTAGATTGAAATCTGGAGAAGAATTACCCAAGGTTATTCTTCTAGATTTATTTATGCCGGTGATGGATGGCTGGGGGTTTCTAGAGGAGTTCGACAATCAAATCACGCAAAGTCTAAAAGACCAGAACATTATCATTTACGTTATCTCGTCCACCATTGATCCGGATGATATTTCCAGGGCCAAATCCAACAAATGTGTAAGAGATTTCTTCATAAAACCCATAAGGAGGGAAGAGTTATTCAAGGTTGCAAATTGTGCCTAG
- a CDS encoding PAS domain-containing sensor histidine kinase: MQDADILRSKISELDSVLNTLLKNTEAYITVLNTDGIVLYINKVAPGVDRASFLGARLYDFLDTKTAEELKYNLNKTLTESRTNRYETIYTDPEGNVRYFKNIMSPVSFDDKVDGVIIISHEQTDIELTKKELETKNSQLKQQYKRLKDISQIIAHDFRAPMANLLMLNELMDATQSMHRIKDYLELQKKTINILEGIFENLVMDASATLSSNDFTEQFFSTTIEKVSHLLQADIMKMKAEITQKCEVPGLRAMVGFLDSILLNLISNALKFSKENEAPRIHVSSKIEGKDLVIRVSDNGRGMDLEKNPNKLFGLHQTFHQLPNERGLGLFLVKNQVLAVGGNIEATSRIGVGTEFKISLPCQLAI, translated from the coding sequence ATGCAGGACGCCGATATTCTAAGATCCAAAATATCTGAATTAGATAGTGTTTTAAATACCCTCCTAAAAAACACGGAAGCCTACATTACAGTTTTAAATACTGATGGAATAGTCCTATACATAAATAAAGTTGCTCCAGGTGTCGATAGGGCCTCATTCCTCGGGGCTAGGCTTTATGATTTTTTAGATACGAAAACGGCGGAGGAACTCAAATACAATCTCAATAAAACCCTTACAGAAAGTCGAACAAACAGGTACGAAACTATCTACACCGACCCGGAGGGAAACGTAAGGTATTTTAAAAATATCATGAGTCCTGTATCCTTTGATGATAAAGTTGATGGAGTTATTATTATATCGCATGAGCAAACCGATATAGAATTAACTAAAAAAGAGTTGGAGACTAAGAATAGCCAGCTAAAGCAGCAGTATAAAAGGCTCAAGGACATTTCTCAAATCATCGCTCATGATTTTAGAGCACCGATGGCAAATCTCCTTATGCTGAACGAGTTGATGGATGCAACTCAATCCATGCATAGGATTAAAGATTACCTAGAACTTCAGAAAAAAACCATCAATATTTTGGAAGGCATTTTCGAAAATTTAGTCATGGATGCCTCCGCCACTTTATCTTCTAACGACTTTACAGAACAGTTTTTTTCAACTACCATAGAAAAAGTATCTCATTTGCTACAAGCTGACATTATGAAAATGAAGGCGGAAATCACACAAAAATGTGAAGTTCCAGGCCTTAGAGCTATGGTGGGTTTTCTGGATAGCATTCTGCTGAACTTAATTAGTAACGCCCTAAAATTTTCCAAGGAGAATGAAGCCCCCCGAATTCATGTTTCCTCTAAAATAGAAGGAAAGGATTTAGTCATTAGGGTGTCCGATAATGGGAGAGGGATGGATTTAGAAAAAAATCCTAACAAACTGTTTGGGTTACATCAAACCTTTCATCAACTTCCAAATGAGCGTGGGCTAGGTCTTTTCTTAGTTAAAAACCAAGTTCTTGCCGTTGGTGGAAATATTGAGGCCACTAGTAGGATAGGGGTTGGAACCGAATTTAAAATTTCCTTACCTTGCCAACTGGCTATATGA
- a CDS encoding TonB-dependent receptor → MKTQLTSLFYLLFCPIILMGQIDITGKVLSNGEAIVGANIYSKKFKTGTTTDKNGEFVLKFGEIEYPVEILVSFVGFKPKEIRLNKNQYLNINLEPNLELNEVVVTGTLNPVKKLDSPVPVEVYTKSILTKNPAPNIFESLERINGVRPQINCNVCNTGDIHINGLEGPYTMILIDGMPIVSGLSTVYGLSGIPNGILDQVEVVKGPSSALYGSEALGGVINIITKLPNAKFGGELDFYATSWLETNTDLSLNTPIGKGVNLLTGINHFQYNNPKDNNGDNFTDITLQNRISLFNKLAVDRKNGKHFSVAARYFYEDRWGGEMNWTPEFAGGDSVYGETIQTERIELVSLYDIPSIKNLQLQTSYNRHEQSSFYGTTSYNATQQIGFGQLVHNTKVNSIGITSGLTYRFNIYDDNTTATEKDFGGTVSNNPSATYIPGVFVQVQQELSKKWSWLAGARLDHQSNHGNIFTPRFAVKFNPTDQSTIRLNGGTGFRVVNIFTEDHAALTGAREVVIAPNIKPEQSKSLNLNYEQHFYSLTGDRFGVDFNSWYTHFSNQIIPDYESNPNEIRYENLDNYSVSRGISANLNAVLKSGLSILAGVSYIDVFLMEQEGSSMVKSRPLLSENWTGTWTISYPIRSWKMEIDYTGNLYGPMLLPTLGELDPRPKESPWWSIQNLNFSYKGFKNIELYGGIKNLLNFTPAANSIARAFDPFDKGVTFDGEGNAVATPSNPNALTFDPSYVYAPNQGRRTYLGLKWIF, encoded by the coding sequence ATGAAGACACAATTAACCAGCCTATTTTATTTACTCTTTTGTCCCATTATCCTAATGGGTCAGATAGATATAACAGGAAAAGTTCTTTCAAATGGCGAAGCAATAGTTGGTGCCAATATTTACAGTAAAAAATTTAAGACTGGGACCACAACCGATAAAAACGGAGAGTTTGTCCTTAAGTTTGGGGAAATCGAATACCCCGTTGAAATATTAGTAAGCTTTGTCGGTTTTAAACCAAAGGAGATAAGGCTTAATAAAAACCAGTATTTAAATATTAATCTTGAACCCAACCTTGAATTAAATGAGGTGGTAGTCACAGGAACCCTAAATCCGGTTAAAAAACTGGATAGCCCCGTTCCGGTAGAAGTGTATACAAAATCAATCCTTACCAAAAATCCAGCACCAAATATTTTCGAATCATTGGAGCGAATTAATGGAGTTAGACCTCAAATTAACTGCAATGTGTGCAATACTGGGGATATCCACATTAATGGGCTTGAAGGGCCTTACACCATGATTCTCATTGACGGAATGCCTATTGTTAGCGGTTTATCTACAGTTTATGGATTAAGCGGAATACCCAATGGTATTTTGGATCAAGTGGAGGTTGTAAAGGGACCATCATCTGCCTTGTATGGTTCCGAAGCTTTGGGAGGTGTAATTAACATCATAACCAAATTGCCCAACGCCAAGTTTGGTGGGGAACTAGACTTTTATGCCACTTCATGGCTAGAGACCAATACCGATTTATCTTTAAATACACCAATAGGAAAAGGAGTGAACTTACTTACTGGAATTAATCATTTTCAATACAACAACCCAAAGGATAACAACGGGGATAATTTCACCGATATAACCCTACAAAATCGCATATCTTTATTTAACAAACTTGCAGTTGATCGTAAAAACGGAAAGCACTTTTCTGTAGCTGCAAGGTATTTTTACGAGGATAGATGGGGTGGAGAAATGAATTGGACACCAGAATTTGCAGGCGGTGATTCTGTTTACGGAGAAACCATACAAACTGAACGTATTGAGCTAGTATCTCTGTACGATATTCCATCCATTAAAAACTTACAATTACAAACTTCCTATAACCGCCATGAACAAAGCTCGTTTTACGGAACTACATCGTACAATGCCACACAACAAATAGGATTTGGACAGTTGGTTCATAATACAAAAGTTAACTCCATTGGGATTACAAGTGGGTTAACCTATAGGTTTAACATATACGATGACAATACCACCGCTACCGAAAAAGATTTTGGAGGTACTGTTAGCAACAATCCATCTGCAACATATATTCCAGGAGTATTTGTACAGGTTCAACAAGAGTTATCCAAAAAATGGAGTTGGTTAGCAGGAGCTAGGTTAGACCATCAATCTAATCATGGAAATATTTTCACCCCTCGGTTTGCAGTTAAGTTTAATCCTACCGATCAAAGTACAATCCGCCTTAACGGTGGTACGGGTTTTAGAGTGGTAAACATTTTTACTGAAGACCATGCCGCATTAACAGGTGCCAGAGAAGTTGTAATTGCTCCTAATATTAAACCTGAGCAGAGTAAAAGCTTAAACCTTAATTATGAGCAGCATTTTTACAGCCTAACGGGAGATCGATTTGGAGTGGATTTCAATTCATGGTACACCCATTTTTCTAATCAAATCATACCAGATTACGAAAGCAATCCCAATGAAATTAGGTATGAAAATCTAGATAACTACTCGGTTTCTAGAGGGATTTCGGCAAACCTCAATGCCGTTTTAAAATCGGGGTTATCCATCTTAGCAGGAGTGAGCTATATAGATGTTTTTCTGATGGAGCAGGAGGGTAGCAGCATGGTTAAATCTCGTCCGTTATTAAGTGAAAACTGGACAGGAACTTGGACCATTTCTTACCCTATAAGAAGTTGGAAGATGGAAATAGATTATACCGGTAATTTATATGGCCCTATGTTATTACCAACTCTTGGAGAACTAGATCCAAGACCAAAAGAAAGCCCTTGGTGGAGCATCCAAAACCTAAACTTTTCCTACAAGGGATTTAAGAACATTGAATTATATGGAGGGATAAAAAACCTACTAAACTTTACACCGGCAGCTAACTCAATAGCTCGAGCTTTTGATCCATTTGACAAAGGAGTAACCTTTGATGGCGAAGGAAATGCGGTGGCAACCCCATCCAATCCCAATGCATTAACATTTGACCCTAGCTATGTATACGCGCCCAACCAGGGTCGTAGAACTTATTTAGGGCTTAAATGGATTTTTTAA
- a CDS encoding metal-dependent transcriptional regulator yields MTNKIKKDRLTKNEEDYLKAIFYLTAEQQEEKVGTNKLAEFLELSPASVNSMVKKLKGKGFLNYERYGKLELSEDGFKIAVNLIRKHRLWETFLYNHLNFGWDEVHEVAEQLEHIQSEKLMKELDAFLGFPGTDPHGDVIPGADGSYKIPVKKTLSEMTAGAVCKLVSVKDGSVQFLQYLTELGLELSAPIEILEKRDFDGSMSLKVNNKRVNVSKKFTQNIYVI; encoded by the coding sequence ATGACTAACAAAATTAAAAAGGATAGACTTACAAAAAACGAAGAGGATTATCTCAAAGCCATATTTTATTTAACGGCTGAACAGCAGGAAGAAAAGGTCGGAACCAATAAGCTAGCTGAGTTTCTTGAATTATCCCCTGCTTCGGTTAATAGCATGGTTAAAAAACTGAAGGGAAAAGGATTTCTTAATTACGAACGTTACGGTAAGCTAGAATTGAGTGAAGACGGGTTTAAAATTGCCGTTAACCTTATTAGAAAGCACAGGCTTTGGGAAACCTTTTTATATAATCACCTAAATTTTGGTTGGGATGAAGTACATGAGGTTGCAGAGCAGCTAGAACATATCCAAAGTGAAAAACTGATGAAAGAATTGGACGCTTTTCTGGGGTTTCCCGGTACAGACCCGCATGGTGATGTAATTCCTGGTGCTGATGGAAGCTACAAAATCCCAGTAAAAAAGACCTTATCCGAAATGACCGCTGGGGCAGTATGTAAGCTGGTTTCCGTAAAAGATGGTTCTGTTCAATTCCTACAATATTTAACGGAACTAGGATTGGAGTTGAGTGCACCGATAGAAATTCTTGAAAAAAGAGATTTTGACGGCAGTATGTCATTAAAAGTGAATAATAAGCGTGTAAATGTCTCTAAAAAGTTCACCCAAAATATTTATGTCATATAA
- a CDS encoding ATP-binding protein, with the protein MKLGRLSYRSLGSRLVGSYFLLIIVFLTCVGFFGLIQTNKTEIQRYENSLIYIENDYLAFSRDIQDMVLNGYTEENFFKGKGRQFNWILDRHYEKMQRRIFQIEKLNLELGLDIGDKLEELNAFNDSIFKDLKILKELLLQRGFQDNGLVGEMRNYAHQIEDNAYISPKDLLSLRRHEKDYLLRGDTVYQTKFNKLIESINQKYILEERASLTVNRYAELFNKVVALDMALGVKFNQGVYHRVVNTIESLRADLAEVIGISRSKIEEKNKINKNLLALVIGLGLSALVLFSFIMSDILSKDLNRLSFKMSGFVDNGFKYDESESPINPTILEVEKINKKFDQLAQRFQQMLKELEEAKEKAEQVSNYKSMFLANMSHEIRTPLNGIVGMVHIMKKENLTESQQRYMDVISFSADHLLSLVNMILDYSKIDAGKMELDHVDFDLKSNVEQVVGIFQPTANEKGIKLELNDNLSDEFWVSGDHIRIHQVFINLINNAIKFTNEGRVALNINLVEIVDNHANIFISVEDTGIGIPEHKISGILDAFEQSDKSTTRKFGGTGLGLTISNQLLELMGSSLQIESEPEKGSKFSFYLKLELAASKKITEIRKAVQKETRGEKLKVLVAEDNFVNQEVISIMLDQYNFDVKMVENGKEAVKEFEVSNYDLLLIDLQMPVMDGWEAVSQIRSNNKYQSNPVPLIAVTANAFLSDREKALAHGFTDFIGKPVQPDELEKALIGAELIST; encoded by the coding sequence ATGAAGTTGGGTAGACTAAGCTACCGGTCCCTTGGTAGCCGGTTAGTTGGATCGTACTTTTTGTTAATCATAGTGTTTTTAACCTGTGTGGGTTTCTTTGGTCTTATTCAAACCAACAAGACGGAAATTCAACGCTACGAGAATTCTCTCATATACATAGAAAATGACTACCTGGCCTTTAGTAGAGATATTCAGGATATGGTGCTCAATGGTTATACTGAGGAGAATTTTTTCAAGGGAAAGGGGCGTCAGTTTAACTGGATTTTGGACAGACATTATGAAAAAATGCAGCGACGCATTTTTCAAATCGAAAAACTAAATCTAGAATTAGGACTGGACATTGGGGATAAGTTGGAGGAATTAAATGCCTTTAATGATTCGATATTCAAAGATTTAAAAATTTTAAAGGAGCTGCTGCTTCAAAGAGGATTTCAGGATAACGGATTAGTGGGTGAAATGCGTAATTACGCCCACCAAATTGAAGATAACGCATATATATCTCCCAAAGATTTGTTGTCCCTCAGGAGACACGAAAAAGATTATCTACTTCGCGGGGATACGGTATACCAAACCAAGTTTAATAAACTGATTGAATCCATAAATCAAAAATACATTCTAGAGGAAAGAGCATCGCTTACCGTAAATCGCTATGCCGAGCTTTTTAATAAAGTGGTTGCTCTTGATATGGCACTTGGCGTTAAATTTAATCAAGGGGTGTACCACCGAGTGGTAAATACCATAGAATCACTGCGGGCAGATTTAGCGGAGGTAATTGGGATCTCGCGAAGTAAAATTGAGGAAAAGAATAAGATCAACAAGAATCTTTTAGCTCTTGTAATTGGTCTGGGCCTTTCAGCATTGGTACTGTTCAGTTTTATCATGTCTGATATCCTTTCCAAGGATTTAAATCGACTGAGTTTTAAAATGTCGGGGTTTGTGGACAACGGGTTCAAATACGATGAGAGTGAATCTCCTATCAATCCTACAATTTTAGAAGTTGAAAAAATCAATAAAAAGTTCGACCAACTAGCTCAACGATTTCAACAAATGTTGAAAGAATTAGAAGAGGCAAAGGAAAAAGCCGAGCAAGTCTCGAATTATAAATCCATGTTTCTGGCCAACATGAGCCACGAAATCAGAACTCCTCTTAATGGAATAGTTGGGATGGTTCACATAATGAAAAAGGAGAATCTTACCGAATCACAGCAACGGTATATGGATGTTATTTCCTTTTCTGCGGACCATTTGCTCTCGTTGGTAAATATGATTTTGGATTATTCCAAAATCGATGCAGGGAAAATGGAATTGGACCACGTAGATTTTGATTTAAAATCGAATGTGGAACAAGTGGTGGGGATATTCCAGCCTACAGCAAATGAAAAGGGAATAAAACTAGAGTTAAACGACAATTTATCAGATGAATTTTGGGTAAGTGGTGATCACATAAGAATACATCAGGTATTTATTAACCTAATAAACAACGCAATAAAGTTCACTAACGAAGGTAGGGTCGCGCTGAATATTAATTTGGTGGAAATAGTGGATAATCACGCTAACATTTTTATTTCCGTTGAGGATACAGGAATTGGTATTCCGGAACACAAAATATCGGGAATTCTCGATGCCTTTGAACAGAGTGATAAATCAACAACCCGGAAATTTGGAGGTACTGGACTGGGTTTAACCATTTCCAATCAGTTACTGGAGTTAATGGGGTCTTCGCTGCAAATTGAAAGTGAACCAGAGAAAGGTTCAAAATTTTCATTCTACTTAAAATTGGAATTGGCGGCCTCAAAGAAAATTACTGAAATAAGAAAAGCGGTTCAGAAGGAAACCAGAGGTGAAAAATTAAAGGTCTTAGTAGCTGAAGATAATTTTGTCAACCAAGAAGTAATTTCCATCATGTTGGATCAGTACAACTTTGATGTGAAAATGGTGGAAAACGGTAAAGAAGCTGTAAAAGAATTTGAGGTCAGCAATTACGATTTGCTACTTATTGACCTGCAAATGCCCGTTATGGATGGCTGGGAAGCTGTGAGCCAAATAAGGTCAAACAATAAATACCAATCCAATCCGGTTCCTCTTATTGCGGTAACAGCTAATGCATTTTTATCGGATAGAGAAAAGGCTTTGGCCCATGGGTTTACCGATTTTATTGGAAAGCCGGTTCAACCAGACGAGCTAGAAAAAGCGCTAATAGGAGCTGAATTAATTTCTACCTAA
- a CDS encoding nuclear transport factor 2 family protein, whose amino-acid sequence MRITKIIFILLTGLLWSCQNGDESTVSYSDEQTARQIAYLDSTINKWHLDAANADLESYFSVCSEDFVFLGTDSSERWSKEMFYSFSKPYFDRGKAWAFEPVARYWNFNQDHTIAWFDEQLDTWMKDCRGSGVMEYSVDNGWKLKHYNLSMTIYNEIVDDVLVLKSSFNQPDSTIHQ is encoded by the coding sequence ATGAGAATAACTAAAATAATATTCATTCTTCTGACGGGACTGCTTTGGTCCTGTCAGAATGGTGATGAAAGTACTGTTTCGTATTCGGACGAACAGACGGCCCGGCAAATTGCTTATTTAGATTCCACAATTAATAAATGGCATTTGGATGCAGCCAATGCAGACCTGGAGTCTTATTTTTCAGTTTGTAGCGAAGACTTTGTTTTCCTTGGAACTGATTCCTCGGAGAGATGGAGTAAGGAAATGTTTTATTCCTTCTCAAAGCCATATTTTGACCGTGGAAAGGCATGGGCTTTTGAACCTGTAGCACGTTACTGGAATTTTAATCAAGACCACACCATTGCATGGTTCGACGAACAATTGGATACCTGGATGAAAGATTGCAGGGGTAGCGGGGTTATGGAATATTCGGTTGACAACGGCTGGAAATTAAAACACTACAACCTTTCTATGACCATTTACAATGAAATTGTAGACGACGTTTTGGTCCTAAAAAGCAGCTTTAACCAACCCGATAGCACAATCCACCAATGA
- a CDS encoding peptidylprolyl isomerase, whose product MKATIKTEKGDMKVEFYEKDAPKTVANFVKLSKDGFYNGLTFHRVIPDFVIQGGCPDGTGAGGPGYSIDCELDGENQYHDRGVLSMAHAGRNTGGSQFFICHSRTNTAHLDRNHTCFGKVVEGADIIDDIRMGDKILQIDIHENN is encoded by the coding sequence ATGAAAGCAACAATAAAGACCGAAAAAGGTGACATGAAAGTGGAGTTTTACGAAAAAGATGCCCCTAAAACAGTGGCCAACTTCGTGAAATTAAGCAAAGATGGATTCTACAACGGACTTACATTCCATAGAGTAATCCCAGATTTTGTAATCCAAGGGGGCTGTCCAGATGGTACTGGTGCAGGCGGACCTGGTTATAGCATTGACTGTGAATTAGACGGAGAAAATCAATACCACGATAGAGGAGTATTGAGCATGGCGCATGCGGGAAGAAACACCGGAGGTTCACAATTTTTCATTTGTCATTCAAGAACAAATACCGCACACCTAGATCGTAACCATACTTGTTTTGGAAAAGTGGTAGAAGGCGCCGACATTATTGATGACATTAGAATGGGAGATAAAATTCTCCAAATCGACATCCATGAGAATAACTAA
- a CDS encoding NAD(P)H-binding protein, translating into MEAKTALVIGGTGLVGRQLIKLLIKNPTYQKIKYFGRNQVDLDSDKLEFIPTNFQMLHSIKEEISGDVLFSCLGTTIKKAGSKEEQYKVDFDFQLNFAKLAAEKGVENYVLVSSLGAHQNSHVFYTRVKGQLEQAIKKLKFRHCVIIRPSLLSGKRKEKRLGEQFAAKLSWLIAFIPYLKKYRAIPAKTVAKSMIKASDLNCDTVVFEADELFELAKDYTSD; encoded by the coding sequence ATGGAAGCTAAAACGGCATTGGTAATAGGTGGGACAGGATTAGTGGGACGACAGCTCATTAAGTTGCTGATTAAGAACCCTACCTATCAGAAAATCAAATATTTCGGAAGAAATCAGGTGGATTTGGATAGTGATAAATTAGAGTTTATCCCTACCAACTTTCAAATGCTACACAGCATTAAGGAAGAAATTTCTGGAGACGTGCTTTTTTCCTGTCTTGGAACTACAATAAAGAAGGCTGGGTCCAAAGAAGAGCAGTATAAGGTGGATTTCGACTTCCAATTAAACTTTGCAAAACTTGCAGCTGAAAAAGGAGTAGAGAATTACGTACTTGTTTCTTCGCTGGGAGCACACCAAAATTCTCATGTTTTTTATACCCGTGTTAAGGGGCAGTTAGAACAAGCCATTAAAAAACTGAAGTTTAGGCATTGTGTTATAATTCGTCCCTCGTTGCTTTCTGGTAAGAGAAAAGAAAAGAGATTGGGAGAACAGTTTGCCGCAAAACTTAGTTGGCTAATCGCTTTTATACCCTATCTAAAAAAATACCGTGCAATTCCAGCCAAAACAGTTGCCAAATCAATGATAAAGGCTTCAGACTTGAATTGTGATACCGTTGTTTTTGAGGCCGACGAACTATTTGAACTCGCCAAGGATTACACGTCCGACTAA
- a CDS encoding DUF6495 family protein — MADQNHLFPILSLKELHGLEKEFIQYLAMSGIEAKEWETIKKEQPKKMGEMLLDFSQGVWKSRLSKINYINHLDENLMYAIHFLKEEAIIIGLRGEVDFKQWMDYNFKQLSTAIKDNLDKLSIFKELKKFQPDNRALEIYKHLKAGARISVEGDLYEILKTLSNGS, encoded by the coding sequence ATGGCTGACCAAAATCACCTTTTTCCCATCTTAAGTTTAAAAGAGCTCCATGGATTGGAGAAGGAATTCATACAATATCTAGCAATGAGTGGCATAGAGGCAAAAGAGTGGGAGACTATTAAAAAGGAGCAGCCAAAAAAAATGGGGGAGATGCTTTTAGATTTCTCGCAAGGCGTCTGGAAATCACGCTTATCCAAAATAAATTACATCAACCACCTAGATGAAAACCTCATGTACGCTATTCATTTCCTTAAAGAAGAGGCAATAATAATTGGGCTAAGAGGTGAGGTGGATTTTAAGCAATGGATGGATTATAATTTTAAACAGCTCTCTACCGCAATTAAGGACAACCTAGATAAATTGAGTATTTTTAAGGAGCTTAAAAAATTCCAACCCGACAATAGAGCTTTGGAAATATACAAGCATCTTAAAGCGGGGGCGCGTATTTCTGTGGAGGGTGACCTTTACGAAATACTCAAAACTTTGAGTAATGGAAGCTAA